A DNA window from Trypanosoma brucei brucei TREU927 chromosome 11 chr11_scaffold01 genomic scaffold, whole genome shotgun sequence contains the following coding sequences:
- a CDS encoding cytochrome oxidase assembly protein, putative translates to MIRLRYRAREVAFGWSRGPALWSTRRLESMGSTSWRVPSTNKAVAQWLYGSAAVVGCVVVVGGVTRLTESGLSIVDWKPVTGVRPPTTQDEWEEEFAKYQNFPEFKQRNTMTLEEFKFIFFWEWAHRVLARSVGIVYGVPLLYFVCRGRFRAQPALLATLSGILALGGAQGAMGWYMVRSGLDPQLLDERRKARVSTYRLAAHLVLAFTIYASLMRVGFGLKMPRMAHFPGRTRIQACARCCFAAVLCTVISGAFVAGLGGGLMYNDELPWMGGGFIPPRDHLMVVEPWWRNALENPAAAQTWHRLMAAVSTTAIMAMNATCFRYRVAIPLSVWKSVAAVNAMLIAQVSLGVWTIASYVDLPVAVSHQLGSLLLLTTTIRVCAVLGSRGLVLV, encoded by the coding sequence ATGATTCGCCTTCGTTATCGTGCGCGGGAAGTGGCATTCGGGTGGTCGAGGGGACCGGCGCTGTGGTCTACGCGGCGGTTGGAATCGATGGGATCCACCTCGTGGCGCGTTCCGTCAACAAACAAAGCTGTGGCGCAGTGGTTGTACGGCTCAGCTGCGGTGGTGGGATGCGTTGTTGTAGTTGGTGGTGTCACACGACTCACTGAGAGTGGTCTGAGCATAGTCGACTGGAAGCCGGTGACTGGCGTAAGGCCACCCACCACACAAGATGAATGGGAGGAAGAGTTCGCGAAATACCAGAACTTCCCTGAgttcaaacaaagaaacaccaTGACGCTTGAGGAGTTTAAGTTCATATTCTTTTGGGAGTGGGCCCACCGGGTGTTAGCGCGCAGCGTGGGAATTGTCTATGGTGTGCCCCTCTTGTACTTTGTTTGCAGGGGCAGATTCAGAGCGCAGCCTGCGCTTTTGGCCACGCTGAGTGGTATACTTGCACTTGGAGGGGCGCAGGGAGCTATGGGATGGTACATGGTGCGAAGTGGCCTCGACCCTCAGTTACTTGATGAGAGGCGGAAAGCTAGAGTTTCCACCTACCGACTAGCCGCCCACTTAGTATTGGCCTTCACCATTTACGCCTCTTTGATGCGTGTTGGGTTTGGGCTAAAAATGCCGCGGATGGCACACTTTCCCGGAAGGACGCGCATTCAGGCTTGCGCTCGCTGTTGCTTTGCGGCGGTGCTTTGCACAGTAATTTCAGGGGCTTTTGTGGCAGGCCTCGGCGGGGGTCTCATGTACAACGATGAGCTCCCGTGGATGGGTGGCGGCTTCATTCCACCGCGGGACCACCTTATGGTTGTGGAGCCGTGGTGGCGTAACGCACTGGAGAACCCCGCGGCGGCGCAGACGTGGCACCGTTTGATGGCGGCTGTCAGCACCACCGCCATCATGGCGATGAATGCCACATGTTTTCGCTACCGTGTTGCCATTCCGCTCAGCGTCTGGAAGAGTGTGGCAGCCGTTAATGCCATGCTAATCGCGCAGGTGTCACTGGGGGTTTGGACTATTGCTTCTTATGTGGATCTCCCCGTAGCGGTAAGTCACCAACTGGggtcgctgctgcttcttaCAACAACAATCCGAGTGTGTGCCGTTCTCGGATCTCGAGGGTTGGTACTTGTGTAA
- a CDS encoding protein phosphatase 4 catalytic subunit, putative — MSDLNAMIETLYAGRLITERQVVQLCDWCKDIFLEEGNVDVVFAPVTLCGDIHGQFFDLLELFRHGGRVPDTSYVFMGDYVDRGYHSVETLILLLLLKVRYPDRITLLRGNHESRQITQVYGFYDECYRKFGSATVWRLCTDLFDYMPLSAVVEGSVFCVHGGLSPHIATLDEIRALDRKQEVPHDGPMSDLLWSDPDEMEGWGVSPRGAGFIFGGDVAKTFNHKNGLSLIARAHQLVFEGYKSMFDDNCCTVWSAPNYCYRCGNVGSIMRIGEQSLTDRSFITFGAASAETRGHLTKQTPPEYFL; from the coding sequence ATGAGCGACTTAAACGCCATGATAGAAACTTTGTATGCCGGCCGCCTAATTACAGAGAGGCAGGTGGTGCAATTGTGTGACTGGTGCAAAGACATCTTCCTGGAGGAAGGTAATGTTGACGTGGTGTTTGCACCGGTTACCCTTTGCGGGGACATTCACGGTCAGTTCTTTGATTTGTTGGAATTATTTCGTCACGGCGGGCGTGTGCCGGACACAAGTTATGTCTTCATGGGCGACTACGTGGACCGCGGTTACCATAGTGTTGAGACGCTTATATTGCTTCTTCTCTTGAAGGTCAGATATCCTGACCGCATCACACTCTTACGTGGAAATCACGAGTCTCGGCAGATCACGCAGGTGTACGGATTCTACGATGAATGTTATCGCAAGTTTGGTAGTGCGACTGTTTGGCGCCTGTGCACGGACCTGTTTGACTACATGCCACTTTCGGCGGTTGTGGAGGGCagtgttttttgtgtgcatggCGGTCTCAGCCCACATATCGCCACATTAGACGAAATACGGGCACTAGACCGCAAGCAGGAAGTGCCACATGACGGTCCAATGAGTGACCTCCTTTGGTCTGACCCAGACGAGATGGAGGGTTGGGGTGTTAGTCCACGCGGCGCTGGTTTCATCTTTGGTGGTGATGTGGCTAAAACATTCAATCACAAGAACGGCCTGAGCCTTATAGCTCGTGCACATCAACTCGTTTTTGAGGGATACAAATCGATGTTCGACGATAACTGCTGCACTGTGTGGTCAGCACCCAACTACTGCTACCGTTGTGGCAACGTCGGATCCATCATGCGCATAGGTGAGCAGTCACTGACGGACCGAAGCTTCATCACATTTGGCGCTGCTTCCGCTGAAACCCGTGGCCACCTGACGAAACAAACGCCACCGGAGTATTTCCTATAA